One stretch of Gouania willdenowi chromosome 16, fGouWil2.1, whole genome shotgun sequence DNA includes these proteins:
- the mcl1b gene encoding induced myeloid leukemia cell differentiation protein Mcl-1b, which translates to MNIVSTKSTSLMNCLLATQNGGVEGRINYQQKDPPRDHHAIDTSLDSLNGNIASSETPKRPKNLSVASTFVPKALREDSEDMEDGSLPCTPEVHSDTEAEVSNCSGGAEVLENDTRQLMSRFLADYTGLSKRDWNESKALSTMKRVVEDVLEKHRYAYNGMVNKLSLDNCSDDMTFVSAVAKSLFADQRTNWGRIASLVAFGAVVCQHLKERGRSNCVELVGQEISTYLLTEQREWLVKNNSWDGFVDFFRVADPESTVRNTLMAFAGFAGIGATLAFLIR; encoded by the exons ATGAATATCGTGTCGACGAAGTCAACTAGTTTAATGAACTGCCTTTTAGCAACACAAAATGGAGGCGTAGAAGGACGAATCAACTACCAGCAGAAGGATCCGCCTCGGGATCACCACGCCATAGACACGTCTCTAGACTCTCTGAACGGAAACATTGCCTCCAGTGAGACCCCGAAACGACCCAAAAACCTTAGTGTGGCTTCCACCTTCGTGCCTAAAGCTCTGCGGGAGGACAGCGAGGACATGGAGGACGGATCTCTGCCGTGCACACCGGAGGTGCATTCGGACACTGAGGCCGAGGTCTCGAATTGCAGTGGCGGGGCGGAGGTGCTGGAGAACGACACCAGGCAACTAATGTCCCGGTTCTTAGCCGACTATACAGGACTTTCTAAGCGCGATTGGAATGAAAGCAAAGCACTGTCGACCATGAAGAGAGTGGTGGAGGACGTTCTGGAGAAGCACAGATACGCGTACAATG GAATGGTCAACAAGTTATCACTGGATAACTGTAGTGATGATATGACATTTGTCAGCGCTGTGGCGAAGAGCCTTTTCGCAGACCAACGCACCAACTGGGGTCGTATTGCTAGCCTAGTGGCCTTTGGGGCTGTTGTGTGTCAACACTTGAAAGAACGGGGCAGGTCAAACTGCGTGGAGCTGGTGGGGCAGGAGATTTCCACATACCTTCTTACCGAGCAGCGAGAATGGCTGGTGAAAAACAATTCATGG gaTGGCTTTGTAGACTTTTTCCGAGTAGCAGACCCAGAGTCAACAGTTAGGAACACACTTATGGCTTTTGCAGGATTCGCTGGCATTGGGGCTACACTAGCCTTTCTGATCAGGTGA